The following are encoded together in the Bombus affinis isolate iyBomAffi1 chromosome 6, iyBomAffi1.2, whole genome shotgun sequence genome:
- the LOC126917215 gene encoding uncharacterized protein LOC126917215 isoform X3: protein MISDGIELTLIMQITAGGIACFKCYASQSGHEKTDLLCSHFDGSPRFQVYCPSSTLCGKRTIYSKFKTPMITTVERDCAPQKRTVLTYSDNKWQNREEIVTSAYKEGCFIGEDRGAPAGPSEYCFCGHHLCNSSEPTKTINMSYIFILITVLLFATLL from the exons ATGATCTCTGATGGAATCGAAC TTACATTAATAATGCAAATAACTGCAGGAGGTATTGCATGCTTCAAATGTTATGCATCACAATCAGGACATGAAAAAACTGATTTATTATGTTCTCATTTTGATGGAAGTCCTAGGTTTCAAGTGTATTGTCCTTCGTCCACACTTTGTGGAAAAAGAACAATTTATTCTAAATTCAAAA CACCTATGATCACAACTGTAGAAAGGGACTGTGCACCTCAAAAACGTACAGTATTAACCTATAGTGATAATAAGTGGCAAAACAGAGAGGAAATTGTAACATCAGCTTACAAAGAAGGTTGCTTTATTGGTGAAGATAGGGGAGCACCAGCAGGTCCATCAGAATATTGCTTTTGTGGTCACCATTTATGCAATTCATCAGAACCAACCAAAACCATCAATAtgtcttatatttttatattaataacagTATTACTGTTTGCAACACTATTATGA
- the LOC126917215 gene encoding uncharacterized protein LOC126917215 isoform X4 has product MISDGIERGIACFKCYASQSGHEKTDLLCSHFDGSPRFQVYCPSSTLCGKRTIYSKFKTPMITTVERDCAPQKRTVLTYSDNKWQNREEIVTSAYKEGCFIGEDRGAPAGPSEYCFCGHHLCNSSEPTKTINMSYIFILITVLLFATLL; this is encoded by the exons ATGATCTCTGATGGAATCGAAC GAGGTATTGCATGCTTCAAATGTTATGCATCACAATCAGGACATGAAAAAACTGATTTATTATGTTCTCATTTTGATGGAAGTCCTAGGTTTCAAGTGTATTGTCCTTCGTCCACACTTTGTGGAAAAAGAACAATTTATTCTAAATTCAAAA CACCTATGATCACAACTGTAGAAAGGGACTGTGCACCTCAAAAACGTACAGTATTAACCTATAGTGATAATAAGTGGCAAAACAGAGAGGAAATTGTAACATCAGCTTACAAAGAAGGTTGCTTTATTGGTGAAGATAGGGGAGCACCAGCAGGTCCATCAGAATATTGCTTTTGTGGTCACCATTTATGCAATTCATCAGAACCAACCAAAACCATCAATAtgtcttatatttttatattaataacagTATTACTGTTTGCAACACTATTATGA
- the LOC126917215 gene encoding uncharacterized protein LOC126917215 isoform X2, whose protein sequence is MTFQMHSKKILLIAIVFLFTLIMQITAGGIACFKCYASQSGHEKTDLLCSHFDGSPRFQVYCPSSTLCGKRTIYSKFKTPMITTVERDCAPQKRTVLTYSDNKWQNREEIVTSAYKEGCFIGEDRGAPAGPSEYCFCGHHLCNSSEPTKTINMSYIFILITVLLFATLL, encoded by the exons ATGACTTTCCAAATGCATTCAAAAAAGATCTTATTAATTGCTATAGTTTTTCTAT TTACATTAATAATGCAAATAACTGCAGGAGGTATTGCATGCTTCAAATGTTATGCATCACAATCAGGACATGAAAAAACTGATTTATTATGTTCTCATTTTGATGGAAGTCCTAGGTTTCAAGTGTATTGTCCTTCGTCCACACTTTGTGGAAAAAGAACAATTTATTCTAAATTCAAAA CACCTATGATCACAACTGTAGAAAGGGACTGTGCACCTCAAAAACGTACAGTATTAACCTATAGTGATAATAAGTGGCAAAACAGAGAGGAAATTGTAACATCAGCTTACAAAGAAGGTTGCTTTATTGGTGAAGATAGGGGAGCACCAGCAGGTCCATCAGAATATTGCTTTTGTGGTCACCATTTATGCAATTCATCAGAACCAACCAAAACCATCAATAtgtcttatatttttatattaataacagTATTACTGTTTGCAACACTATTATGA
- the LOC126917215 gene encoding uncharacterized protein LOC126917215 isoform X1, whose protein sequence is MFTLKAFILYCLINIFNNIVCLEYSLFLVTLIMQITAGGIACFKCYASQSGHEKTDLLCSHFDGSPRFQVYCPSSTLCGKRTIYSKFKTPMITTVERDCAPQKRTVLTYSDNKWQNREEIVTSAYKEGCFIGEDRGAPAGPSEYCFCGHHLCNSSEPTKTINMSYIFILITVLLFATLL, encoded by the exons ATGTTCACATTGAAAGCATTTATTCTTTactgtttaataaatatttttaataatattgtatGTCTGGAATATTCACTATTTTTAGTTACATTAATAATGCAAATAACTGCAGGAGGTATTGCATGCTTCAAATGTTATGCATCACAATCAGGACATGAAAAAACTGATTTATTATGTTCTCATTTTGATGGAAGTCCTAGGTTTCAAGTGTATTGTCCTTCGTCCACACTTTGTGGAAAAAGAACAATTTATTCTAAATTCAAAA CACCTATGATCACAACTGTAGAAAGGGACTGTGCACCTCAAAAACGTACAGTATTAACCTATAGTGATAATAAGTGGCAAAACAGAGAGGAAATTGTAACATCAGCTTACAAAGAAGGTTGCTTTATTGGTGAAGATAGGGGAGCACCAGCAGGTCCATCAGAATATTGCTTTTGTGGTCACCATTTATGCAATTCATCAGAACCAACCAAAACCATCAATAtgtcttatatttttatattaataacagTATTACTGTTTGCAACACTATTATGA